In Kiritimatiellaceae bacterium, the genomic window TCATTAAAATCTCACGGCACTTTGATTGCGAAGTTGTCGCAACTGATTATTCCATTGCCGGGGGTTACCAGCGCGATCTTGTTCTTCGGGTATGCAATGCCTTCCGAACAAAGTGAGCCGACCAGTTTTCCGTCGATGAATGCCTGTATCATATCGCCTTTGACTCGAACCGATACGGCGTACCATTTACCGGATTCCAGTTGCACCGGAAACGCGGCTTCTTTGGTTTTCAGCAGCGCTTCCGTGGCGGCATCGACTGTTTTGGCAATTTTCATTGCGTAAATTTCATTCTTATAACCACCCGTCCTATCGTCGTATAGAACAAGTTTTGTTGTAGAGATAACAGCCCGGCAGATTTTTCCGCCGAGCGAATTGGTGTATCCCTTTTGAGCGAACGCCAGTTCGACCGGCCGGATTCCCGCAAACAGGAGATCGGCATTCAGCTCAACGTCGCTGGACGGCTCTATGGAGGCGGTGTGGACTGCGGGGTGGCCGCCGCCTTCTTCCTGAATACCGACTAGAATGCCGTTTGTAACGACCGACGAACATTTATACCGGCCCCACTTCCCCGACAGAACCGGGCCGGAGAAGTCGTCGGCGAAAACCTGCTGCTTATAATTTTCACCGGATATCGGCGCAATTTCTTCGGCGGTTGCCGTGCGGAATGAAACAGCCAGAAGCAGGGCAATAACAGGTTTCAGCAGGTTCATCTTCGTTCTCCTTCCGGATCGTGTTTATTTTTTATTTCCCAAACGCAACTGCGTGAGCAGGGCTTCCATATCAGCCGGAAGCGGCGCTTCAAACGTCATCGGTTTTCCAGAGATTGGATGGTTCAGTGAAAGCTTTGCGGCGTGCAGCATCTGACGGTCAGCTTTAATCGTCGAAGCCCGTCCGCGGCCATAAACCGTGTCGCCGATCACCGGATGTTTGATATGCGCCATATGAACGCGGATCTGATGCGTCCGGCCCGTTTCAATCTTTATCTGCACCAGCGCCGCCTCGCCGAGCGGTTCCATCACTTCGAAATGGGAAACCGCCTCGCGGCCGTTACGGACATTCGCCGCCATTTTTTTGCGGTGGATCGGATGCCGCCCGATCGTCGTTTCGACCGTACCGCGCTTGCCGTACGGAACGCCCCAGACGATCGTCAGATATTCCTTGGCCGTCTCGCGCTCCTTAAACTGCCGCGCCAGCTCGTTCATCGCCTTTTCGTTCTTGGCGACCACCATCACGCCGCTGGTGTCCTTGTCCAGCCGGTGAACAATGCCGGGGCGCTTTTCGCCGCCGATGCCGGTCAGGTCTTTGCAATGGTGGAGCAGGGCGTTCACCAGCGTACCGGTTTCGTTGCCGACCGCCGGATGCACCACCAGCCCGGCGGGCTTGTTGATGACGATCATGTTGCGGTCTTCGTAGAGCACGTTCAGGGAAATATTTTCCGCCTGCGGTGTGGCGGCCGACGGATCGGGAACCGACCACTCCGCGCGGTCACCGGCGCGGATTTTCTGGTTCGCCTTGGACGGCGCGCCGTTGACAGTGACGCGGCCGTCTTTAATCAGTGACTGCCAGCGCGACCGCGAATGTTCGGGTACTGCTTCCGCCAGCCATGTATCCAGCCGCGCTTCCGGTTTCTCTGCAATTTTTTCCATAAGGCGCATGTTAACCCTGAAGCCGCTAAAGAACACACATTTAAATTACCGGATTGCGGAACGGCGCCATTTTTAGTTATCTGCCCGCAGAACTGCGGGAAGTTAAACCTTAATCGAAGGAGCGTTCATGAAATCTGTCTTCGCCAAAATCTGTCTGGTTCTCTCGTTCGCCGCGCAGGCCCACGCATACCTCGCCGTTCCGGTCGTGGCCGGACATTATCCAGCGGGTGCCGAAGGCATCAAAGGCGCATCGCTTCCGCCGCCCGGCGTGTACTTCCGCGACTACAATATGTTCTATTTCGCCGACACGTTTCAGGATGGCCCGGATTTCGATATCAAAGCCTACATCAACGCTCCGCGTCTGATCTGGATGACGGATAAGAAAATTTTCGGCGCGCAGTACGGAATGGACGTGATCGTTCCTTTGGTTTCCATGGACTGGACCAGGGGCGGCGCCAGCGACCGTTATTCGGGTATGGGCGACATCCAGATCGAACCGCTGCTTCTTTCGTGGAAGTTCAAACAGTTCGACCTTGCGGCGGGTTATGCAGTCTGGGTGCCGACCGGCGACTACGATCCCAACCGGCCGGATCTGGTCTCGAAAGGTTTCTGGTCGCACATGCTGACGCTCGGCGGCACCTGGTATCCGGACAAAGAAAAAACCTGGGCCATGTCACTGCTCAACCGCTACGAATTCTGTCATGAGCAGAAAGATACACACACCGATCCCGGCCAGGTATTCACCACCGAATGGGGTCTCAGCAAAAGCCTGCGCCCCGGCCTCGACATCGGCTTTATCGGCTATTACCAGCAGCAGGTCACCGAAGATTCCGGACGGATGGCGACTCACGAACTGGATCGTAAAATCGGTGCCGGCCCCGAAATCTCCGCCTTCTGCCCGAAGCTCGGACTGTTTGCCTCGCTTCGCTACGCCCGTGAATTCGACGCCGTCGAACGGCCCGAAGGCGATCTGATCACGCTGACACTGACCAAGCCGTTCTGAGGATTGGGCTATAAAAAGCTTTTCTATAGCTCATAAAAATGGTCTTTTGTGGGCTATAGAAGAAAGGTTTATAGCTCATGAAATGGAATTGGCAGCAAGAGAACTGGCCGGACTTTACGTTTGATTCCGCCGCGCTGACTGCGCTGGAAGCGAAGTTTCTGACTGCTTCCGGCGTTCTGCTCGGAACCTGCAAGCACCTTGATAGCGGAGAGCTGAAAGCACTGACCGTTGAGCTGATGAGCGAAGAGGCACTGAAAACCTCCGAGATCGAGGGTGAATTTTTGAGTCGGGACAGCCTTCAGTCGTCAATCCGTCGGCAGTTCGGTTTGCAGACCGACAGTCGTAAAGTTCCTCTTGCCGAGCAGGGCATTGCTGAAATGACCGTTCAGGTTTATCAGACGTGGGCGGAACTGCTTACGGACGAAACTCTTTTCCGTTGGCACGCCATGTTGACACAAGGTCGGCGTGACCTCACCGACCTCGGATGTTACCGCACCTCCTTTGAGCAGATGCAGGTGGTTTCCGGTTCGGTTGACCGCCGGAAAGTACATTTTGAGGCTCCGCCTTCAAAAGTTGTTCCGCAGGAAATGACAGCTTTCAACGCTTGGTTTAACCGCACAGCACCCGGCGGGAAACAGCCTTTGCCTGCGCTGACCCGCGCCGGGATCGCCCATCTTTATTTCGTCAGTGTCCATCCATTTGAAGACGGCAATGGACGAATCGGGCGCGCCATCGCCGAAAAGTCGTTGGCGCAGAATCTGCAACGTCCGACGCTGATCGCGTTGGCGCACACCATTGAAGCAAAGCGTAAGGCCTATTACTCCGCGTTGGAGCGGATTAACCAGCATCTGGAAATCACCGACTGGCTGGTTTATTTCGCGAACACAGTTCTGGATGCACAGGAATACACGATTCGTTGCGTCGAATTCCTGATCGAAAAAGCCAGACTATACGACCGGCTGGCCGGTGCTTTGAACG contains:
- a CDS encoding Fic family protein; the protein is MKWNWQQENWPDFTFDSAALTALEAKFLTASGVLLGTCKHLDSGELKALTVELMSEEALKTSEIEGEFLSRDSLQSSIRRQFGLQTDSRKVPLAEQGIAEMTVQVYQTWAELLTDETLFRWHAMLTQGRRDLTDLGCYRTSFEQMQVVSGSVDRRKVHFEAPPSKVVPQEMTAFNAWFNRTAPGGKQPLPALTRAGIAHLYFVSVHPFEDGNGRIGRAIAEKSLAQNLQRPTLIALAHTIEAKRKAYYSALERINQHLEITDWLVYFANTVLDAQEYTIRCVEFLIEKARLYDRLAGALNERQQKVLARMFKEGLSGFKGGLSAENYIRITKTSASTATRDLQDLVAKRALRRTGELKQTRYHLNLPGHPVAP
- a CDS encoding RluA family pseudouridine synthase: MRLMEKIAEKPEARLDTWLAEAVPEHSRSRWQSLIKDGRVTVNGAPSKANQKIRAGDRAEWSVPDPSAATPQAENISLNVLYEDRNMIVINKPAGLVVHPAVGNETGTLVNALLHHCKDLTGIGGEKRPGIVHRLDKDTSGVMVVAKNEKAMNELARQFKERETAKEYLTIVWGVPYGKRGTVETTIGRHPIHRKKMAANVRNGREAVSHFEVMEPLGEAALVQIKIETGRTHQIRVHMAHIKHPVIGDTVYGRGRASTIKADRQMLHAAKLSLNHPISGKPMTFEAPLPADMEALLTQLRLGNKK